From the genome of Abyssicoccus albus, one region includes:
- the hpf gene encoding ribosome hibernation-promoting factor, HPF/YfiA family: protein MIKYEIRGENIEVTGAIREHIEKKLDKLERYFANRPNAQAHVNIKTYNNSKAKIEVTIPFKDLTLRAEERHDDLYAATDLIVDKLERQIRKHKTKVNRKFREKGIEQDVFNHVEPTQPDHDEEDDIKIIKSKQFSLKPMDAEEAVLQMNMLGHDFYIFTDAETDETSIVYRRKDDKYGLIETK, encoded by the coding sequence ATGATTAAGTACGAAATTAGAGGAGAGAATATCGAAGTAACAGGTGCAATTCGTGAGCACATCGAGAAAAAACTCGATAAACTAGAACGTTACTTCGCAAATCGTCCAAATGCACAAGCGCATGTAAACATTAAGACGTATAATAATTCAAAAGCGAAAATCGAAGTGACAATCCCATTCAAGGATCTGACATTAAGGGCTGAAGAACGTCATGATGATTTATACGCTGCAACGGATTTAATTGTTGATAAATTAGAAAGACAAATTAGAAAACATAAAACAAAAGTGAACCGTAAATTCCGTGAAAAAGGTATAGAACAAGATGTCTTTAATCATGTGGAGCCAACTCAACCGGATCACGATGAAGAAGATGACATTAAAATTATTAAATCTAAACAATTCAGCTTAAAACCAATGGATGCTGAAGAAGCGGTACTTCAAATGAACATGTTAGGACATGATTTCTATATCTTTACAGATGCAGAGACTGATGAGACAAGTATCGTATATCGACGTAAAGATGATAAATATGGATTAATTGAAACAAAATAA
- the secA gene encoding preprotein translocase subunit SecA codes for MGFLKKVLDGNKRELNSLSKIADKVMQYEEEVSKYSDEDFIEKTNKYIDDLSEMGSIDQQDKYLDKILPEAFALVREAAKRTLGLSPYKVQVMGGIAIHRGDIAEMKTGEGKTLTATMPVYLNALTKRGVHVVTVNEYLSSVQSEEMSKLYEFLGLTVGLNLNAKETVDKRHAYNQDITYSTNNELGFDYLRDNMVAYKKDRVMRELNFAIIDEVDSILIDEARTPLIISGQAEKSNTLYVQSNAFVRMLKSDDDYTYDEQTKGIQLTEQGIEKAEKMFKVDNLFDVAHVNLVHHINNALKAHHTMLRDKDYVIQDGEVVIVDQFTGRTMSGRRFSEGLHQAIEAKEGVEIKNESKTMASITFQNFFRMYNKLSGMTGTAKTEEEEFMDIYNMKVTQIPTNKPIARADKPDLIYATPEGKYKAIVEEVIAKHKAGQPVLIGTVAVETSEYLSKLLKKNGVRHNVLNAKNHEKEAEIIQNAGERGSVTIATNMAGRGTDIKLGEGVTDVGGLAVIGTERHESRRIDDQLRGRSGRQGDIGDSRFYLSLRDELMVRFGSERLHGMMERFGMNDDTPLESKMISRAVESAQKRVEGNNFDARKRLLEYDDVQAKQRKIMYEERNEILESDDNSDRVISYIKGALERAINFHFVGDEDQYNYEAFINYANDHYLTDQEVTEKELIGKEHDEIFDVMYEKVMAEYRHKEELLGEERMRQFEKMIILQVMDNKWTSHIDTMDQLRTGIHLRSYGQINPLRDYQNEGRELFDAVVDSIEEDVTKYILKAEVNEEAELKRKQVAKGEAMQANDGKQKIKAQPKQVEKVGRNEPCPCGSGKKYKNCCLGK; via the coding sequence ATGGGTTTTTTAAAGAAAGTGTTAGATGGGAATAAAAGAGAGTTGAATAGTTTATCAAAAATAGCCGATAAAGTGATGCAGTATGAAGAAGAGGTTTCTAAATATAGTGACGAGGACTTTATCGAAAAAACAAATAAATATATTGATGATTTAAGTGAAATGGGTTCTATCGATCAACAAGATAAATATTTAGATAAAATATTACCAGAAGCATTTGCACTCGTTCGTGAAGCGGCAAAGAGAACATTAGGGCTATCACCTTATAAAGTACAAGTTATGGGTGGTATTGCGATACACCGTGGTGATATTGCAGAAATGAAAACAGGTGAAGGTAAAACATTAACAGCAACGATGCCGGTCTATTTAAATGCACTAACAAAACGTGGAGTTCATGTCGTAACAGTCAATGAATACTTATCAAGTGTTCAATCAGAAGAAATGAGTAAGTTATATGAATTTCTCGGTTTAACGGTTGGTTTAAACTTAAACGCCAAAGAAACGGTTGATAAGCGACATGCATATAATCAAGACATTACGTATAGCACGAATAATGAATTAGGGTTTGATTATTTGAGAGATAACATGGTGGCGTATAAGAAAGACAGAGTAATGCGTGAATTAAATTTTGCAATCATCGACGAAGTGGACTCAATTTTAATAGATGAAGCTAGAACACCATTAATTATTTCAGGTCAAGCTGAGAAATCAAATACACTATATGTCCAATCGAATGCATTTGTAAGAATGTTGAAATCAGATGATGATTATACGTATGATGAACAAACGAAAGGTATTCAACTGACTGAACAAGGGATCGAAAAAGCTGAAAAAATGTTCAAAGTTGACAATTTGTTCGACGTTGCACATGTGAACTTAGTACATCATATAAATAATGCATTAAAAGCGCACCACACAATGTTGCGTGATAAAGATTACGTGATACAAGATGGAGAAGTGGTTATTGTTGACCAATTTACAGGGCGTACGATGAGTGGTCGTCGATTTTCTGAAGGATTACACCAAGCGATTGAAGCTAAAGAAGGTGTCGAGATTAAGAATGAATCAAAGACTATGGCATCGATTACATTCCAAAACTTCTTCAGAATGTATAATAAGCTTAGTGGAATGACGGGGACAGCAAAAACGGAAGAAGAAGAATTCATGGATATTTATAACATGAAAGTGACTCAAATCCCTACGAACAAACCGATTGCAAGGGCAGATAAACCTGACCTGATTTATGCAACACCGGAAGGAAAATATAAAGCAATTGTTGAAGAGGTTATTGCGAAACATAAGGCAGGTCAGCCTGTTTTAATTGGTACTGTTGCTGTAGAAACGAGTGAATATTTATCTAAACTTCTTAAGAAAAATGGCGTAAGACATAATGTTTTAAATGCAAAAAATCATGAAAAAGAAGCTGAAATCATTCAAAATGCAGGTGAACGTGGTTCAGTAACGATTGCTACAAATATGGCTGGCCGTGGTACGGATATCAAACTTGGTGAAGGTGTCACGGATGTCGGCGGACTTGCGGTGATCGGTACTGAACGACATGAATCACGACGTATCGATGATCAGTTAAGAGGACGTTCAGGCCGTCAAGGAGATATCGGGGATAGTAGATTTTACTTATCATTAAGAGATGAATTGATGGTTAGATTTGGATCAGAACGATTACATGGCATGATGGAACGCTTTGGAATGAATGATGATACACCTCTTGAATCGAAAATGATATCACGTGCAGTTGAATCTGCTCAAAAACGTGTAGAAGGGAACAACTTCGATGCACGTAAACGATTATTAGAATACGATGATGTACAAGCGAAGCAACGTAAAATTATGTATGAAGAGCGTAATGAAATTTTAGAATCAGACGATAATTCTGATCGAGTGATATCATATATTAAAGGTGCACTTGAGAGAGCGATTAACTTCCATTTTGTTGGGGACGAAGACCAATACAATTATGAAGCGTTCATTAATTATGCGAATGATCACTACTTAACAGATCAAGAAGTGACAGAGAAAGAATTGATTGGAAAAGAACATGATGAAATTTTCGATGTAATGTATGAGAAAGTGATGGCTGAATATCGTCATAAAGAAGAGCTATTGGGCGAAGAACGTATGCGCCAGTTTGAAAAAATGATCATATTACAAGTCATGGATAATAAATGGACAAGTCACATTGATACGATGGACCAGTTAAGAACTGGAATCCATTTAAGGTCATATGGACAAATAAATCCACTTCGTGATTACCAAAACGAAGGTCGTGAATTATTTGATGCTGTTGTTGATAGTATAGAAGAAGACGTGACGAAATATATTTTGAAAGCAGAAGTGAATGAAGAAGCAGAGCTTAAGCGTAAACAAGTGGCTAAAGGCGAAGCGATGCAAGCAAATGATGGTAAACAGAAAATTAAAGCACAGCCGAAGCAAGTTGAGAAAGTTGGAAGAAATGAACCATGTCCATGTGGATCTGGTAAAAAGTATAAAAACTGTTGCTTAGGAAAGTAA
- the prfB gene encoding peptide chain release factor 2 (programmed frameshift) yields the protein MELFEIKSILNETNDKINDFRGSLDLEEKRTQLKEYEEIMSEPSFWDDNQKAEQVIQRNNMIKEVVTAFDQLVITHENIEATYQLLKEEYDEELFHEIEHEITNFKHDVEQFELNLLLSDEHDQNNAILEIHPGAGGTESQDWGEMLLRMYQRYAEKQGFKIETIEYQSGDEAGIKSVTLRIIGHNAYGLLKAEKGVHRLVRISPFDSSGRRHTSFASCDVIPEFNIDEIEIEVRNEDIKVDTYRASGAGGQHINTTDSAVRITHQPTGIVVTCQNERSQIKNREQAMKLLKSKLYQKEIEDRQAEIDQIKGNQKEIGWGSQIRSYVFHPYSMVKDHRTNIETGNTDQVMDGYLQMFIDGYLRNQLAKSE from the exons ATGGAACTTTTTGAAATAAAATCAATACTTAATGAAACGAATGATAAAATAAATGACTTTAGGGGGTCTCTT GACTTAGAAGAAAAGAGAACTCAACTAAAAGAATATGAGGAAATCATGTCTGAGCCTAGTTTTTGGGATGACAATCAAAAAGCAGAACAAGTCATTCAAAGAAATAATATGATTAAAGAAGTGGTCACGGCTTTTGATCAATTGGTAATAACACATGAAAATATCGAAGCGACATATCAATTATTAAAAGAAGAATATGATGAAGAGTTATTTCATGAAATAGAGCATGAAATTACTAATTTCAAACATGATGTTGAGCAATTTGAATTAAATTTATTGTTAAGTGATGAACATGATCAAAATAATGCAATATTAGAAATACATCCTGGCGCAGGTGGGACAGAATCACAAGACTGGGGAGAGATGCTACTTCGAATGTACCAACGATATGCTGAAAAGCAAGGTTTTAAAATAGAGACGATTGAATATCAATCAGGTGATGAAGCGGGTATTAAGTCGGTTACACTTCGCATCATTGGTCATAATGCATATGGATTGTTAAAAGCTGAAAAAGGGGTTCATAGACTCGTTCGAATTAGTCCATTCGATTCATCTGGAAGAAGACATACGTCTTTTGCATCATGTGATGTAATTCCTGAATTTAATATAGATGAAATTGAAATAGAAGTACGCAATGAAGATATTAAAGTTGACACATATCGTGCTAGTGGTGCTGGAGGTCAGCACATTAATACAACTGACTCTGCTGTTCGTATCACACATCAACCAACAGGTATTGTCGTGACATGTCAAAATGAAAGATCTCAGATTAAAAATAGAGAGCAAGCAATGAAATTACTGAAATCAAAACTGTATCAAAAAGAAATAGAAGACCGCCAAGCTGAGATTGACCAAATTAAAGGGAATCAAAAAGAAATTGGATGGGGCAGTCAAATTAGATCATATGTCTTCCATCCATATTCTATGGTTAAGGACCATAGAACGAATATTGAAACAGGTAATACAGATCAGGTGATGGATGGGTATTTGCAAATGTTCATCGATGGATATTTAAGAAATCAACTCGCTAAAAGTGAGTAA
- the cccB gene encoding cytochrome c551 codes for MKMKKVLSVVLLSSLVLGACGGEEEPKEEEAKTEDTATTAGSGEAEELYSNKSCVGCHGQDLEGANGPELAKIGAKLSKDEIKDVIINGKGSMPSIDVTDEEAETLATWLAEKK; via the coding sequence ATGAAGATGAAGAAGGTATTATCTGTTGTGTTATTATCAAGTTTAGTACTTGGTGCATGTGGTGGAGAAGAAGAACCGAAGGAGGAAGAAGCGAAGACAGAAGATACAGCGACAACGGCAGGTAGTGGAGAAGCTGAAGAACTTTATAGCAATAAGTCATGTGTTGGGTGTCATGGACAAGACTTAGAAGGTGCGAATGGTCCTGAACTTGCTAAAATTGGAGCGAAACTATCTAAAGATGAAATTAAGGATGTAATAATTAATGGTAAAGGTTCAATGCCATCTATAGATGTAACAGATGAAGAAGCTGAAACATTAGCGACATGGTTAGCAGAGAAAAAATAG
- a CDS encoding LysM peptidoglycan-binding domain-containing protein, which yields MKKTLLSLATVTAVTGIATTTADASEYKIKAGDTLWSIAAKYNTSVSEIQSLNNISSHLIFPNQVIKVGEEKVEASTSTESKSNEATQQTSEAPVNTNASTYTIKYGDTLYKIGQKFNVDYKKIKEWNNLSSDMIYAGKTLVVKAPAQAEATTQTRTVEAVETEEVKPAETNTVKEDNNQAAEAARKAEAERQAEAARKAEAERQAEAERQAEAQRQAEAQRQAEAARKAQVQQTSSSVSNGSVESIAARIASGKRYVFGANNQYAVDCSAFTQQFMKAYKGINIPRTARGQQAAGTKVSNPQAGDLVVFNNGTHVGVYLGNGMVYDALNPTDGIGKRSVSWIWGHVDGYYRF from the coding sequence ATGAAAAAAACATTATTATCTTTAGCAACTGTAACTGCGGTAACTGGAATTGCAACAACAACAGCTGATGCAAGTGAATACAAAATCAAAGCTGGAGATACTTTATGGAGTATTGCTGCTAAGTACAATACATCAGTAAGTGAAATCCAAAGCCTAAACAACATTTCTTCACATTTAATTTTCCCTAACCAAGTCATCAAAGTAGGAGAAGAAAAAGTTGAAGCATCAACTAGTACTGAATCTAAATCAAATGAAGCAACTCAACAAACTTCAGAAGCACCAGTAAATACAAATGCTTCTACTTATACTATTAAGTATGGAGATACACTATATAAAATTGGACAAAAGTTCAATGTAGATTACAAGAAAATTAAAGAGTGGAATAACTTATCATCAGATATGATTTATGCTGGTAAAACATTAGTCGTTAAAGCACCAGCTCAAGCTGAAGCAACTACACAAACACGTACAGTAGAAGCAGTTGAAACTGAAGAAGTTAAGCCTGCAGAAACAAATACAGTTAAAGAAGATAACAATCAAGCAGCAGAAGCGGCTCGTAAAGCAGAGGCAGAGCGTCAAGCAGAAGCGGCTCGTAAAGCAGAGGCAGAGCGTCAAGCAGAAGCAGAGCGTCAAGCGGAAGCACAACGTCAAGCGGAAGCACAACGTCAAGCAGAAGCAGCTCGTAAAGCTCAAGTTCAACAAACAAGTTCATCTGTAAGCAACGGAAGTGTTGAATCAATTGCAGCACGTATTGCATCTGGTAAGCGTTACGTATTTGGAGCTAATAACCAATACGCAGTTGACTGTTCAGCATTTACACAACAATTCATGAAAGCTTATAAAGGAATTAACATTCCTCGTACAGCTCGTGGACAACAAGCAGCAGGTACTAAAGTTTCTAACCCTCAAGCGGGAGACTTAGTTGTATTCAATAACGGAACTCACGTTGGAGTATACTTAGGAAACGGTATGGTATATGATGCGTTAAATCCAACTGACGGTATCGGTAAGCGTTCAGTAAGCTGGATCTGGGGACACGTTGACGGATATTACAGATTCTAA
- a CDS encoding TlpA family protein disulfide reductase has protein sequence MKKKITIILSIILLIIIIISSTYTYNALNSVDQESLEREVETMKNYDIIGQQFELPEVVNTKTSTSDHIQLESKLNVINVWASWCGPCNEEMPDLVDIDNRYDDKDVSIIGINIEDSKTQSKKFLDKYHVKYNSYTPVDEDQFIKDNTVSMIPTTFFVNQSGEILYVKYGALSEDVVSFIYDEMEGK, from the coding sequence ATGAAAAAGAAAATTACAATTATCTTAAGCATAATATTATTGATTATTATCATCATTTCATCAACTTATACATATAATGCATTGAACAGTGTAGATCAAGAGAGTTTAGAAAGAGAAGTTGAGACGATGAAAAATTATGATATTATTGGCCAACAGTTTGAATTACCTGAAGTCGTCAATACGAAAACATCAACTTCAGATCATATTCAATTGGAAAGTAAATTAAATGTAATTAATGTATGGGCTTCTTGGTGTGGTCCTTGTAATGAAGAAATGCCTGATTTAGTAGATATCGACAATCGTTATGATGACAAGGATGTTAGTATTATCGGCATCAATATTGAAGACTCAAAAACACAAAGTAAAAAGTTTTTGGATAAATATCATGTAAAATACAATTCATACACACCGGTTGATGAAGATCAGTTCATTAAAGATAACACTGTATCTATGATCCCTACGACATTTTTCGTGAATCAATCTGGTGAAATTTTATATGTTAAATATGGTGCATTAAGTGAAGATGTTGTGTCATTTATCTATGATGAAATGGAGGGAAAATAA
- a CDS encoding YfbR-like 5'-deoxynucleotidase yields MGVHAYFKSLSDMEKLIRCPGKFKYDEHNVAAHSFKVTKIAQYLATVEEQNGKDIDWKILYEKALNHDYPEIFTGDIKTPVKYASNELNHLFSEVEETMSIKFVQSEFPESLQQIYIERFKEGKDHTLEGQILSVADKVDLLYESFGEIQKRNPEPLFFEIYESSLSTIISFNHLYCVRDFLTNIIPDMLSEKFIPRSELKELTEEVLKRYNIS; encoded by the coding sequence ATGGGAGTACATGCTTACTTTAAAAGTTTGTCAGATATGGAGAAGCTAATTCGCTGTCCAGGAAAGTTTAAATATGATGAGCATAATGTTGCAGCACATTCATTTAAAGTAACTAAGATTGCCCAGTATTTGGCTACTGTTGAAGAACAAAACGGTAAGGATATTGATTGGAAAATATTGTATGAAAAAGCGCTAAATCATGATTACCCTGAAATTTTTACGGGTGATATAAAAACGCCTGTTAAATATGCTTCAAATGAGTTAAATCATCTCTTCAGTGAAGTTGAAGAGACGATGTCGATCAAATTTGTTCAAAGTGAATTCCCCGAGTCATTACAACAAATATATATAGAACGTTTTAAAGAAGGAAAAGACCATACGCTAGAGGGTCAGATTTTATCGGTGGCAGATAAAGTTGATTTATTATATGAATCATTCGGTGAAATTCAAAAGAGAAATCCTGAGCCATTATTTTTCGAAATCTATGAATCATCATTAAGTACAATCATTTCATTTAATCATTTATATTGTGTAAGAGATTTCTTAACTAATATTATTCCAGATATGCTAAGCGAGAAGTTTATTCCTCGTTCAGAATTAAAAGAGTTAACAGAGGAAGTGCTTAAAAGGTACAATATATCATGA
- a CDS encoding DUF2198 family protein: MAMVMPMTLVIFFSVVARNKFIGSTLALILIGVSVYKDFFHSEWILFLDACSLVIGMYIVDTLNLDDNGMD, translated from the coding sequence ATGGCAATGGTTATGCCAATGACACTCGTCATATTTTTCTCTGTCGTTGCTAGAAATAAATTTATCGGCAGCACGCTAGCATTAATACTTATTGGTGTCTCAGTGTATAAAGATTTTTTTCATTCTGAGTGGATATTGTTTTTAGATGCATGTTCTCTTGTGATTGGTATGTATATAGTTGACACATTAAACCTTGATGATAATGGAATGGATTAA
- the uvrB gene encoding excinuclease ABC subunit UvrB has translation MNTRAHKSFELESKYKPEGDQPKAIEELVKGVNEGKRHQTLLGATGTGKTFTMSNVIQQVGKPTLIIAHNKTLAGQLYSEFKSFFPNNRVEYFVSYYDYYQPEAYVPHTDTFIEKDASINDEIDKLRHSATSALFESDDVIIIASVSCIYGLGNPDEYREMVVSIRTGMELERNQFLRSLIDIQYTRNDIDFRRGTFRVRGDVVELFPASRDEQCIRVEFFGDEIDRIREINHITGEVLGEREHFPIFPASHFVTREEKMNIAIERIEKELEEQVKKFNEEGKLLEAQRIEQRTNYDLEMMREMGFCSGIENYSVHLTLRPLGSTPYTLLDYFGDDWLVMIDESHVTLPQVRGMYNGDRARKQVLVDHGFRLPSALDNRPLMFDEFEEKTNQLIYVSATPGPYELDHTDEMVEQIIRPTYLLDPIVEVRKTEYQIDDLMSEIDVRVQRNERVLVTTLTKKMSEDLTNYFKEAGIKVRYLHSEIKTLERLEIIRDLRRGEFDVLVGINLLREGLDIPEVSLVAILDADKEGFLRGHRSLIQTIGRAARNEHGHVIMYGDKITDSMRIAIDETKRRREKQLQYNEQHNVQPKTILKNIPDSIKATLDVSESKQDQKDKKKSSKKLTKKEREKQIEKIEQEMNEAAKALDFERATELRDVLFELKGEG, from the coding sequence ATGAACACAAGAGCGCATAAATCATTTGAACTAGAATCTAAATATAAACCAGAAGGTGATCAACCTAAAGCGATAGAAGAACTGGTGAAAGGTGTCAATGAAGGTAAGCGTCATCAAACGCTACTAGGTGCAACCGGAACTGGTAAAACATTTACAATGAGTAATGTAATACAACAAGTTGGTAAGCCAACGCTAATTATTGCACATAATAAAACATTAGCAGGGCAATTATATAGCGAATTCAAGTCATTTTTTCCTAATAATCGTGTTGAATATTTTGTAAGTTATTACGATTATTATCAACCTGAAGCATATGTCCCTCATACGGATACGTTTATCGAAAAAGATGCATCTATTAATGACGAAATTGATAAGTTGAGACATAGTGCGACGAGTGCTTTATTTGAAAGTGATGATGTAATTATTATTGCATCAGTCAGTTGCATATACGGTCTCGGTAATCCGGATGAATATAGAGAGATGGTTGTGTCCATTCGAACAGGGATGGAATTAGAACGTAACCAATTTTTACGATCATTAATTGATATCCAATATACACGTAATGATATTGATTTCCGCCGTGGAACGTTCAGGGTAAGAGGGGATGTCGTTGAATTATTCCCTGCCAGTCGAGATGAACAATGTATTCGAGTAGAATTTTTTGGCGATGAAATAGATAGAATACGTGAAATCAATCATATTACTGGTGAAGTATTAGGTGAAAGAGAACATTTTCCTATTTTTCCTGCATCCCACTTCGTCACACGAGAAGAGAAGATGAATATTGCCATTGAACGGATAGAGAAAGAGCTTGAAGAACAAGTAAAGAAATTTAACGAAGAAGGAAAGTTACTTGAAGCTCAGAGAATAGAACAACGAACAAATTATGATTTAGAAATGATGAGAGAGATGGGATTTTGCTCGGGCATTGAGAATTACTCAGTACATCTCACACTCAGACCACTTGGATCTACACCTTATACATTACTTGATTATTTCGGTGATGACTGGCTCGTTATGATTGATGAATCTCATGTAACTTTGCCACAAGTAAGAGGTATGTATAATGGAGATAGAGCAAGAAAACAAGTGCTTGTAGATCATGGATTTAGATTACCGAGTGCTCTAGATAATCGACCGTTAATGTTTGATGAATTTGAAGAGAAAACAAATCAACTGATATACGTTTCCGCGACACCAGGGCCTTATGAATTAGATCATACGGATGAAATGGTCGAACAAATCATTCGACCAACATACTTACTAGATCCAATCGTAGAAGTTCGTAAAACAGAATACCAAATCGATGATTTAATGTCTGAAATCGATGTGAGAGTTCAACGAAATGAAAGAGTATTAGTGACAACGTTAACGAAAAAGATGAGTGAAGATTTAACGAATTATTTTAAAGAGGCTGGAATTAAAGTTCGTTATCTACATTCAGAGATCAAGACACTTGAGCGTCTTGAAATTATACGAGACCTGAGACGCGGTGAATTCGATGTATTGGTTGGAATTAACTTGCTAAGAGAAGGATTAGACATTCCAGAAGTTTCTTTAGTTGCTATATTAGATGCAGATAAAGAAGGATTTTTAAGGGGGCATCGTTCATTGATTCAAACAATTGGACGTGCAGCTAGAAATGAGCACGGTCATGTGATCATGTATGGTGATAAAATCACTGACTCGATGCGAATAGCAATTGACGAGACGAAACGTCGACGAGAGAAACAATTACAATACAATGAACAACATAATGTTCAACCGAAAACGATATTAAAAAATATACCAGACTCTATTAAAGCCACATTGGATGTCTCTGAATCTAAGCAAGATCAGAAAGATAAAAAGAAATCTTCTAAGAAATTGACGAAAAAAGAACGTGAAAAACAAATCGAGAAAATTGAACAAGAGATGAATGAAGCAGCGAAAGCACTAGATTTTGAACGTGCAACTGAGTTAAGAGATGTATTATTTGAACTAAAAGGTGAAGGATAA